The Desulfosoma caldarium genome has a window encoding:
- a CDS encoding TrpB-like pyridoxal phosphate-dependent enzyme — protein MEQIKVFLDESEMPRQWYNIQADLPTPLRPPLHPGTGQPIKAEDLAPVFPMNLIEQEVSTERWISIPEPVLEKYALWRPTPLYRARGLEKALGTPAKIFYKNEGVSPPGSHKPNTAVAQAYYNKVFGIKRLSTETGAGQWGSALSMACQMFGLQCRVFMVKVSYNQKPYRRSMMETWGAECIPSPSDRTQTGRKILAEHPDSPGSLGIAISEAIEDAVGDPHARYSLGSVLNHVLLHQTIIGLEAQKQMEKLGLYPDVVMGCAGGGSNFAGLCLPFVRDKIHGRNVTIVAAEPTSCPTLTKGPFRYDFGDTAMTTPLLAMHTLGHDFVPAPIHAGGLRYHGMAPIVSHLLEEKLIEARAFDQVETFTAGVQWARAEGFVPAPETNHAIAAVVQEALRAKEEGKEKVILFNWSGHGYVDMSAYDAFLSGKLTRYELPEEEIRRALAATDAFPKP, from the coding sequence ATGGAACAGATCAAGGTGTTTTTGGACGAAAGCGAAATGCCTCGGCAGTGGTACAACATTCAGGCGGACCTTCCCACGCCCCTTCGCCCACCGCTGCATCCTGGGACGGGGCAGCCCATCAAGGCGGAGGATTTGGCCCCCGTTTTCCCCATGAACCTTATTGAGCAGGAAGTGTCCACGGAGCGATGGATTTCCATTCCGGAACCGGTCCTGGAAAAATACGCCCTGTGGCGTCCCACGCCTCTGTACCGAGCGCGAGGTCTGGAAAAGGCCTTGGGCACCCCGGCAAAGATCTTCTACAAGAACGAGGGGGTGAGCCCGCCCGGATCCCACAAGCCCAACACGGCCGTGGCGCAGGCCTATTACAACAAGGTCTTCGGTATCAAGAGGTTGTCCACGGAAACCGGCGCCGGCCAGTGGGGCAGTGCATTGAGCATGGCCTGCCAGATGTTCGGGTTGCAATGCCGCGTCTTTATGGTCAAGGTGAGCTACAACCAAAAACCTTATCGACGCAGCATGATGGAAACCTGGGGTGCGGAATGCATTCCCAGCCCCAGTGACCGGACGCAGACGGGCCGAAAAATCTTGGCGGAACACCCCGATTCTCCGGGAAGCCTGGGCATCGCCATTAGCGAAGCCATCGAAGACGCTGTGGGAGACCCGCACGCTCGGTATTCTTTGGGCAGCGTCCTCAACCATGTGCTCCTGCACCAGACCATCATCGGGTTGGAAGCGCAAAAACAGATGGAAAAGCTCGGCCTGTACCCGGACGTGGTCATGGGCTGCGCGGGAGGGGGCAGCAACTTTGCGGGGCTGTGTCTGCCCTTTGTGCGGGACAAGATTCACGGCCGCAACGTCACCATCGTAGCGGCCGAACCCACCAGTTGCCCGACTCTCACCAAGGGCCCATTTCGCTACGATTTCGGGGATACGGCCATGACCACGCCGCTTCTGGCCATGCACACCCTGGGGCACGACTTCGTGCCGGCCCCAATCCACGCAGGAGGCTTGCGCTACCACGGCATGGCGCCCATCGTGAGTCATCTTCTGGAGGAAAAGCTCATCGAAGCCCGCGCCTTTGACCAGGTGGAAACCTTTACCGCCGGAGTGCAGTGGGCTCGCGCCGAAGGCTTCGTTCCGGCTCCGGAAACCAACCATGCCATCGCCGCCGTGGTTCAGGAAGCTCTGCGAGCCAAGGAAGAAGGCAAGGAAAAGGTCATTCTTTTCAACTGGAGCGGGCATGGGTACGTGGACATGAGCGCCTACGACGCTTTTCTTTCGGGAAAACTCACGCGCTACGAACTGCCGGAAGAAGAGATTCGACGGGCTCTGGCTGCCACCGACGCCTTCCCCAAACCTTAA
- a CDS encoding putative molybdenum carrier protein produces MSDNRDTIFEKVVSGGQTGVDRGALDAALDLGHPCGGWCPRGRRAEDGRIPDRYPLQEHASSAYRARTEANVLDSDGTLVFCRGKPSGGTALTIRLAHQHHKPCLVISLDGALDLKAMARHIRSWGESHGIRVLNVAGPRESENPGLQQLVAAVMREVLNRKEMQR; encoded by the coding sequence GTGAGTGATAATCGCGACACCATTTTTGAAAAGGTCGTCTCCGGAGGACAAACCGGCGTGGACCGAGGAGCTCTGGACGCGGCTTTGGATCTGGGGCACCCCTGCGGTGGCTGGTGCCCTCGAGGGCGCCGGGCGGAAGATGGGCGCATTCCCGACCGGTACCCTCTTCAAGAGCACGCCTCTTCGGCCTATCGGGCACGCACGGAAGCCAATGTGTTGGATTCGGACGGCACGCTGGTCTTTTGTCGAGGGAAGCCCTCGGGAGGCACAGCTTTGACTATTCGCCTGGCACACCAGCACCACAAGCCGTGCCTTGTGATTTCCCTCGATGGCGCTCTCGATCTGAAGGCCATGGCCCGCCATATTCGAAGCTGGGGAGAAAGCCACGGAATTCGCGTGCTCAATGTGGCAGGCCCTCGCGAAAGCGAAAACCCGGGCCTGCAACAACTCGTCGCGGCCGTGATGCGCGAGGTCCTGAACCGGAAGGAAATGCAAAGGTAG
- the carA gene encoding glutamine-hydrolyzing carbamoyl-phosphate synthase small subunit, translating to MTTPWQRPPAVIVLEDGTVFRGRVFTSAHQGRVLGEVVFNTAMTGYQEVLTDPSYKGQIVTMTYPLTGTYGINDEDMESARIQVEAFLVKEYQDFPSNWRSRRSLAQFLDSQGVLGVEGIDTRRLTRHIRLVGAMRGIIATDTDNVGELLDQVRAFPGLVGVDMVQKVTCSAPYRWENGPQPEAVWKEGHAGFRVAALDFGVKYNILRNLERCGCQVLVFPAHTSAETILAAQPDGIFLSNGPGDPAAVTYGIETVRKLLGQKPMFGICLGHQLMGLALGGRTFKLKFGHRGANQPVRDLRTGRVEVTSQNHGFCVDLESMKHVPVQPTHINLNDNTLEGMEHLAIPAYSVQYHPEAAPGPHDATHLFDRFVQLMGRNKGLSSSETPRHHDS from the coding sequence ATGACCACACCCTGGCAAAGACCACCGGCTGTCATTGTTTTGGAAGACGGCACCGTGTTTCGAGGCCGAGTGTTCACCTCTGCCCATCAGGGCCGTGTACTGGGCGAGGTGGTCTTCAACACGGCCATGACCGGTTATCAGGAAGTCCTCACGGACCCTTCCTACAAGGGGCAGATCGTCACCATGACCTACCCCTTGACCGGCACCTATGGCATCAACGACGAGGACATGGAATCGGCCCGCATTCAAGTGGAAGCCTTTCTGGTCAAGGAATACCAGGATTTTCCCAGCAATTGGCGCAGTCGCCGATCTCTGGCCCAATTTCTGGACTCCCAGGGCGTGTTGGGCGTGGAAGGCATCGACACGCGCCGCCTGACCCGTCACATACGCCTGGTGGGGGCCATGCGCGGCATCATCGCCACGGATACGGACAACGTTGGCGAACTCTTGGACCAGGTGCGGGCCTTTCCCGGCCTGGTGGGCGTGGACATGGTGCAAAAGGTCACGTGTTCCGCACCGTATCGGTGGGAAAACGGCCCTCAGCCCGAAGCGGTCTGGAAGGAGGGCCATGCTGGATTTCGTGTGGCAGCGCTGGATTTTGGAGTCAAGTACAATATCTTGCGAAACCTCGAGCGGTGCGGATGCCAGGTTTTAGTCTTTCCGGCGCACACTTCGGCTGAGACGATTTTGGCGGCACAACCTGACGGCATCTTTCTTTCCAACGGCCCTGGGGATCCCGCGGCCGTCACCTACGGCATCGAGACGGTGCGCAAGCTTTTGGGCCAAAAACCCATGTTTGGCATCTGCCTGGGCCATCAGCTCATGGGCCTGGCCCTGGGAGGCCGCACTTTTAAGCTCAAGTTCGGTCATCGAGGCGCCAACCAGCCGGTCAGGGACCTGCGCACGGGCCGCGTGGAAGTGACAAGCCAAAATCACGGGTTCTGCGTGGACCTGGAATCCATGAAACATGTGCCGGTACAACCGACCCACATCAATTTGAACGACAACACCTTGGAAGGCATGGAGCACTTGGCAATCCCCGCCTACAGCGTCCAGTATCATCCGGAAGCCGCTCCCGGTCCTCACGATGCCACGCACCTTTTCGACCGATTCGTCCAGCTGATGGGCCGCAACAAAGGCCTTTCTTCGTCCGAGACGCCTCGGCACCATGATTCCTGA
- the kdsB gene encoding 3-deoxy-manno-octulosonate cytidylyltransferase translates to MAVTAIVPARYASSRFPGKPLALILGKPMIQWVVERLVVCSALDRIAVASDDERILSLVRSLGVEAVPTCSNHASGTDRLAEAANKLALAPSDWVVNVQGDEPEVDATIVESLVRTAWEHPVAPMATLAYATDDMKAYLDPNVVKVVTDQSGKALYFSRAPIPHRREAGPKPIPFLKHLGYYIYRADFLHHFASLPPTPLEMSEKLEQLRALEHGYAIAVGLSPKDTCGIDTPEDLIRLENRWRSHEG, encoded by the coding sequence ATGGCTGTCACGGCAATTGTTCCGGCTCGCTACGCTTCCAGCCGATTTCCCGGAAAACCTTTGGCCCTCATCCTGGGAAAGCCCATGATTCAATGGGTGGTGGAGCGGCTTGTGGTCTGTTCGGCACTGGATCGCATCGCGGTGGCTTCCGATGATGAGCGGATTTTGAGCCTCGTGCGTTCGTTGGGTGTGGAAGCCGTGCCCACATGCTCGAATCATGCCAGCGGTACGGATCGACTGGCCGAAGCGGCCAACAAGCTCGCTCTGGCCCCCTCTGACTGGGTCGTGAACGTGCAGGGAGATGAGCCCGAGGTGGATGCGACCATTGTGGAATCTCTGGTTCGCACAGCTTGGGAACATCCCGTCGCACCCATGGCCACCCTGGCCTACGCCACGGACGACATGAAAGCTTATCTGGATCCCAATGTGGTCAAGGTGGTGACGGACCAAAGTGGAAAAGCTCTTTATTTTTCTCGAGCGCCCATTCCCCATCGGCGCGAGGCGGGGCCAAAGCCTATTCCGTTTCTTAAGCACCTGGGGTATTACATCTATCGAGCCGATTTTCTGCACCACTTTGCCTCCCTGCCCCCAACGCCTTTGGAAATGTCGGAAAAACTCGAACAACTGAGGGCTCTGGAACACGGCTATGCGATAGCCGTGGGCCTCTCCCCCAAGGATACCTGCGGCATCGACACGCCGGAAGACCTCATTCGTTTGGAAAACCGGTGGCGGTCACACGAGGGCTGA
- a CDS encoding ComF family protein, giving the protein MSSVWRSLKVFSWILEWLADVMFPPRCAACGTICGHGSTLGWCSQCLQQVRFVSSPLCPTCGRPYAASEAMPDHLCGECLYSHYRFDVARSAAFYEGAVRRGIVQLKFGARLHWASALGRLIGYHSPTRDLLDQCELLVPVPMHRRRVQRRGYNQAALLAQFAARSCSRPVQVKVTVLRRIRSTRPQTRLSRRERLRNVRGAFEVIDESAVRGKRIVLVDDVLTTGTTLSECADALKDAGAAWVGAVTVARVVLGPGVPRSERETQ; this is encoded by the coding sequence GTGTCAAGTGTTTGGCGTTCCCTCAAAGTGTTTTCATGGATTCTGGAATGGCTGGCCGATGTCATGTTTCCGCCGCGGTGCGCCGCTTGCGGCACAATCTGCGGGCATGGTTCGACCCTGGGCTGGTGTTCCCAATGCCTGCAGCAGGTGCGGTTCGTCTCTTCGCCCCTGTGCCCCACCTGCGGCCGCCCTTACGCCGCTTCGGAAGCCATGCCGGATCACCTGTGCGGGGAATGCCTTTATAGCCATTATCGTTTTGATGTGGCCCGTTCCGCAGCTTTTTATGAAGGCGCGGTGCGCCGTGGCATCGTGCAGCTCAAATTCGGCGCCCGACTCCACTGGGCTTCAGCTCTGGGACGCCTCATTGGGTATCATAGCCCTACAAGGGATCTATTGGACCAGTGCGAACTGCTGGTTCCCGTGCCCATGCATCGGCGTCGAGTGCAGCGGCGAGGGTATAATCAGGCCGCGCTGCTGGCCCAGTTTGCCGCGCGAAGCTGTTCCCGGCCTGTGCAGGTGAAGGTGACCGTCCTTCGACGAATCCGTTCCACGCGGCCGCAGACCCGCCTTTCGCGTCGGGAACGATTGCGCAATGTGCGTGGGGCCTTTGAAGTGATCGATGAAAGCGCGGTGCGCGGCAAAAGGATCGTCCTTGTGGACGATGTCTTGACCACCGGCACCACGCTCAGTGAATGTGCTGATGCCCTCAAGGACGCCGGAGCCGCCTGGGTCGGTGCCGTCACGGTGGCTCGAGTGGTCCTGGGACCGGGTGTGCCACGCAGCGAGAGAGAAACACAGTGA
- a CDS encoding alpha/beta hydrolase family protein has protein sequence MRVESLTFTNAFGQKLSGRLDTPSEVTPRAVLLFAHCFTCSKNLSAVVHISRALTEAGYAVFRFDFTGLGESEGDFSQTDFVSHVDDVEASAQFLAQRGLAPHILVGHSLGGAAVVHAAPRVPSCRAVAVIGAPFNPTHVARLLRPHRDTLQRQGAVEIVLGGKTVRVGRGFLEEIPDDEVTRRVAALRRPLLVLHAPEDTVVSVENGERLFHAARHPKSFVALAGADHLLSDKRDARYVGELLAVWAERFIFS, from the coding sequence ATGCGGGTTGAATCCCTGACTTTTACCAACGCATTTGGGCAAAAGCTTTCCGGACGTTTGGACACGCCTTCTGAGGTTACCCCGCGGGCCGTGCTGCTTTTTGCTCATTGCTTTACCTGCTCCAAGAACCTGAGCGCCGTCGTGCACATTTCCCGGGCTTTGACCGAGGCCGGATACGCCGTGTTTCGGTTCGATTTCACGGGCCTTGGCGAAAGCGAAGGCGATTTTTCGCAAACGGACTTCGTTTCTCATGTGGACGACGTGGAGGCTTCGGCCCAATTTCTTGCGCAGCGAGGGCTGGCTCCCCATATCCTCGTGGGCCATTCCCTTGGAGGTGCCGCCGTGGTGCACGCAGCTCCTAGAGTGCCTTCGTGTCGAGCGGTGGCCGTCATCGGCGCGCCGTTCAACCCCACACACGTGGCGCGCCTGCTGCGCCCTCATCGGGACACCCTTCAGCGGCAGGGTGCCGTGGAGATTGTCCTCGGAGGGAAAACGGTTCGTGTAGGGCGTGGCTTCTTAGAGGAAATTCCCGATGATGAGGTGACCCGTCGTGTGGCCGCGCTGCGTCGGCCCCTTCTTGTTCTGCACGCTCCGGAAGATACCGTCGTTTCCGTGGAAAACGGAGAGCGGCTTTTTCATGCAGCACGGCACCCCAAGAGCTTTGTGGCCTTGGCTGGTGCGGACCATCTGCTTTCCGACAAAAGAGATGCTCGCTATGTAGGGGAACTCCTTGCCGTGTGGGCCGAACGTTTTATCTTCTCTTAA
- the cysQ gene encoding 3'(2'),5'-bisphosphate nucleotidase CysQ, translating to MHFPLSDLEDLIRAAGDAVLDVYHSSFAVTTKEDRTPLTLADQRSHALLVKGLERIAPDIPVVSEEGAHIPYEERRHWRRFWLVDPLDGTKEFIRRNGEFTINVALIDNGRPVLGLVLVPDQNRLFIGDVHDGCLEKRGQDTRHVVIKDPGMVEPLVVVATRSHPTPQMEAFFRHLPAHKRLPRGSALKFCAVAAGEAHCYARFGPTWEWDTAAGHAVVEAAGGVVVDPRGQPLRYNKPDLLNGYFLAGPSRAWMQAVGVLSAASKALAE from the coding sequence ATGCATTTTCCGCTTTCCGACTTGGAAGATCTCATTCGTGCCGCCGGCGACGCCGTCCTGGATGTGTACCACTCCTCGTTTGCTGTCACCACCAAGGAAGACCGCACCCCTCTCACCCTTGCGGACCAAAGGTCCCATGCCCTTCTTGTGAAAGGACTGGAGCGGATCGCTCCCGACATTCCGGTGGTCTCGGAAGAAGGGGCTCACATTCCCTATGAAGAACGCCGGCACTGGCGCCGGTTTTGGCTGGTGGATCCTTTGGACGGCACCAAGGAATTCATTCGAAGAAACGGCGAATTTACCATCAACGTGGCTTTGATCGACAACGGCCGCCCGGTGTTGGGACTCGTGTTGGTGCCCGATCAGAACCGGTTGTTTATCGGCGATGTGCATGACGGCTGCTTGGAAAAGCGCGGCCAGGACACTCGACACGTGGTCATCAAGGATCCCGGCATGGTCGAGCCCCTCGTGGTCGTCGCCACTCGGTCCCATCCCACGCCGCAAATGGAAGCCTTTTTTCGTCACCTTCCGGCCCACAAAAGGCTTCCTCGAGGCAGCGCCCTCAAGTTTTGCGCCGTCGCCGCCGGCGAAGCCCACTGTTACGCGCGGTTCGGGCCCACATGGGAATGGGACACGGCGGCCGGCCATGCGGTGGTGGAAGCCGCCGGCGGCGTGGTGGTGGATCCTCGAGGCCAGCCTTTGCGCTACAACAAACCGGATTTGCTCAACGGATACTTTCTGGCGGGCCCGAGCCGTGCGTGGATGCAAGCCGTCGGGGTTCTTTCCGCCGCTTCCAAGGCCCTCGCCGAATGA
- a CDS encoding citrate/2-methylcitrate synthase, whose product MAERTVRTKNIGLRGIAVADTKISYIDGERGVLIYRGYRIEDLAHNSTFPETAFLLLYENLPTPEQLAGFEKELRAASHLPSFIVDSMKEWPKNAHPMDALQAAVPLLAMADPELFDESRQANLRKAVRLMARVPAVVAAWHRVRQGLDVLPPDESLSHAANFLWQTFGRVPDSEAARVMDVCLILHADHTFNASTFACREVASTRAHMYAGVAAGVGALSGELHGGANARVMEMLQKIVQDGVTDIRGWVRDRLERKERIMGMGHAVYKTMDPRAKILKRLAFDLGEKAGQRIWPDLTQAIEEAAMAELSARGKTNIQPNVDFYSASVYHILGFPGDLMTCIFAASRIAGWCAHIIEEKYGDAQGKPALYRPQAEYVGDYCGKLDCEYVPPEKRRMASTTG is encoded by the coding sequence ATGGCTGAAAGGACCGTCCGCACCAAAAACATCGGGCTGCGCGGCATTGCGGTTGCCGACACCAAAATCAGCTACATCGACGGTGAACGCGGCGTGCTCATCTATCGAGGTTACCGCATCGAAGATCTGGCCCACAATTCCACCTTTCCCGAAACGGCTTTTCTCCTCTTATATGAGAACCTGCCCACGCCGGAGCAATTGGCCGGCTTTGAAAAAGAACTTCGAGCCGCAAGCCATCTTCCTTCGTTCATTGTGGACAGCATGAAAGAATGGCCTAAAAACGCGCATCCCATGGACGCGCTGCAGGCGGCGGTGCCCCTTTTGGCCATGGCCGATCCGGAACTCTTTGATGAAAGCCGCCAGGCCAACCTTCGAAAGGCTGTGCGCCTCATGGCTCGCGTTCCGGCTGTGGTGGCCGCTTGGCATCGTGTTCGGCAAGGTTTGGACGTGCTGCCACCTGACGAATCCCTATCCCACGCCGCCAATTTCTTATGGCAAACCTTCGGCCGCGTGCCGGATTCGGAAGCAGCCCGCGTGATGGACGTTTGCCTCATTTTGCACGCCGATCACACTTTCAATGCTTCCACCTTTGCCTGTCGGGAAGTGGCGTCGACGCGGGCGCACATGTACGCCGGTGTGGCCGCGGGGGTGGGAGCGCTTTCAGGAGAACTGCACGGGGGCGCCAACGCTCGTGTCATGGAAATGCTGCAAAAAATCGTTCAGGATGGGGTCACGGACATTCGAGGCTGGGTGCGCGACCGGCTGGAACGCAAGGAGCGCATTATGGGCATGGGCCATGCCGTCTACAAGACCATGGATCCTCGAGCGAAGATTCTCAAGCGCTTGGCGTTTGATCTGGGAGAAAAGGCCGGACAGCGCATCTGGCCGGACCTCACCCAAGCCATTGAAGAGGCGGCCATGGCGGAATTGAGCGCTCGAGGCAAAACCAACATTCAGCCCAACGTGGATTTTTACAGCGCTTCCGTTTACCACATTCTGGGTTTTCCCGGGGATCTCATGACCTGCATTTTTGCCGCATCGCGCATTGCCGGCTGGTGCGCGCACATCATCGAAGAAAAATACGGGGACGCTCAAGGCAAACCCGCCCTCTACCGCCCTCAGGCGGAATACGTGGGTGATTATTGCGGCAAGCTGGACTGCGAGTACGTGCCCCCGGAAAAACGCCGAATGGCTTCCACAACGGGGTAG
- a CDS encoding 50S ribosomal protein L11 methyltransferase, giving the protein MGKGWWMADVPCPESVCDELAAVLADLFGVGVQVQDNAVRLYLSAEKAASDWKTVLEKVVENFHASLGLPWAGAVNYGFCEDADWNARWKEGFKPLRVGRRLVITPTWESYTPQAHDVVLTLDPGMAFGTGHHETTRLCLEWLEDVMATWSSAPAPSLLDVGTGSGILALAGALLGFRPVMAVDNDADAIEIAQKNQILNPKAASVQFFMGTAENVPGRFAVVVANIQAGPLMAMADVLAQKVEPGGRLGLCGLLEEQVSEVTRRYEALGFGKERHRQAGPWVLVAMRCRA; this is encoded by the coding sequence GTGGGTAAGGGATGGTGGATGGCAGACGTGCCGTGCCCAGAGTCGGTATGCGATGAGTTGGCTGCGGTCCTGGCGGACCTTTTTGGCGTTGGCGTTCAGGTGCAGGACAATGCGGTGCGGCTCTATCTTTCCGCGGAAAAAGCGGCTTCGGACTGGAAGACCGTCTTGGAAAAGGTGGTGGAAAACTTTCATGCGTCCTTGGGGTTGCCGTGGGCCGGGGCCGTAAACTATGGGTTCTGCGAGGACGCCGACTGGAACGCCCGGTGGAAGGAGGGTTTCAAACCGCTTCGAGTGGGACGGCGATTGGTGATTACACCCACGTGGGAGTCTTACACGCCGCAAGCCCACGATGTGGTGCTGACCCTGGATCCCGGCATGGCTTTTGGTACCGGCCATCACGAAACCACGCGGTTGTGTCTGGAATGGCTTGAAGACGTCATGGCCACATGGTCGAGTGCGCCGGCGCCCTCTTTGCTGGATGTGGGGACAGGTTCCGGTATTTTGGCCCTGGCCGGAGCACTTCTCGGATTTCGTCCCGTGATGGCCGTAGACAACGATGCGGACGCCATCGAGATTGCCCAGAAAAACCAAATCCTGAATCCCAAGGCGGCCTCCGTGCAATTTTTTATGGGCACGGCGGAAAACGTTCCCGGCCGTTTCGCCGTGGTGGTGGCCAATATTCAGGCGGGACCTCTGATGGCCATGGCGGACGTGCTGGCCCAAAAGGTTGAGCCCGGAGGACGGCTGGGCCTATGCGGATTGTTGGAAGAACAGGTTTCGGAAGTGACACGTCGGTATGAGGCTTTAGGCTTTGGCAAGGAAAGGCACCGGCAGGCGGGACCATGGGTTTTGGTCGCCATGAGGTGCCGCGCGTAA
- a CDS encoding SphA family protein, whose protein sequence is MRGRNFIQKKTVITVQICLLCWIGAMAPASSFAYDLPPVNLGFTSFLDGGPPAGPGFYFTQYIQYWRSDSFRDKDGDRLFPKVVNEDLRVWISLTQFIYQSNQPILFGGKWGLDVIIPYVSADLDYDIDAPLPQANSSGIGDVLVGPFLQWDPIMGPAGPRFMHRVEFQLIFPTGKYDADREINPGSHFFSFNPYWASTLFITPRWTLSTRIHYLWNAKNNDPNRAFGDADDTQAGQAMHVNFASAFEVIPMKLRLGLNGYYLKQLTDTKVDGKALNGRKEQVLALGPGFVLHLSKDTHFFFNLYFETAAENRPEGERLNFRLVHHF, encoded by the coding sequence ATGCGCGGAAGAAATTTTATCCAGAAAAAAACGGTCATCACCGTGCAGATCTGCCTTCTGTGTTGGATCGGCGCCATGGCGCCCGCCTCCTCTTTCGCTTACGATCTACCTCCCGTAAACCTTGGATTCACCAGCTTTCTGGACGGTGGGCCTCCTGCCGGCCCCGGGTTTTATTTCACTCAGTATATCCAGTATTGGAGGTCCGATTCCTTTCGCGACAAGGATGGAGACCGTCTGTTTCCCAAGGTGGTGAATGAAGACTTGCGTGTCTGGATCAGCCTCACGCAGTTCATTTACCAAAGCAATCAGCCCATCCTTTTCGGAGGCAAATGGGGATTGGACGTCATCATTCCATATGTTTCCGCCGATCTCGACTACGACATCGACGCTCCGCTACCTCAAGCCAACAGTTCGGGGATCGGAGACGTTCTCGTGGGCCCATTTCTTCAGTGGGATCCCATCATGGGCCCGGCAGGACCTCGATTCATGCACCGCGTGGAATTTCAACTCATCTTTCCCACGGGGAAATATGACGCAGACCGAGAAATCAATCCCGGAAGCCATTTTTTCAGCTTCAACCCCTACTGGGCCTCGACTCTATTCATCACGCCGCGCTGGACGCTCAGCACCCGCATTCATTACCTGTGGAACGCCAAGAACAACGATCCCAATCGCGCCTTTGGGGATGCCGACGACACGCAGGCAGGTCAGGCCATGCACGTGAATTTCGCTTCAGCCTTTGAGGTCATCCCCATGAAATTGCGCCTTGGCCTCAACGGCTATTACCTCAAACAACTCACCGACACGAAGGTGGACGGCAAGGCCCTAAACGGCCGCAAAGAACAGGTGCTGGCTCTGGGACCCGGGTTTGTGCTGCATTTGTCCAAGGACACACATTTCTTTTTCAACCTGTACTTTGAAACGGCCGCGGAAAACCGGCCCGAAGGCGAACGGCTGAACTTCCGCCTCGTCCACCACTTCTAG
- the icd gene encoding isocitrate dehydrogenase (NADP(+)), with amino-acid sequence MTGNQGQWITVDDQGRLCVPSRPVIGFIEGDGTGPDIWRAAQRVLDAAVRAAYQGSREIVWKELLAGEKAFARTGQWLPDQTVEDIRKCVVAIKGPLTTPVGGGMRSLNVTLRQVLDLYACVRPVRWVRGVPSPMKHPERVNMVVFRENTEDVYAGIEWPAGSREAEKVRAFLCEELGVCVREQAGIGIKPISRFGTERLVRRAIRYALQHGLPSVTLVHKGNIMKYTEGAFRQWGYELAAREFPDKTVTEEELENRWNGQAPQGTVVLKDRIADAMFQQALLRPEEYHVLATPNLNGDYLSDALAAQVGGLGMAPGANIGDRCALFEATHGTAPKYAGLDKVNPSSVLLSGAMMLDHLGWNEAARLVERALERTVSDKIVTYDLARMMDGAREVKCSQFADAVIERLAP; translated from the coding sequence ATGACAGGAAATCAAGGACAATGGATCACCGTGGATGATCAGGGGCGCCTGTGCGTGCCGTCACGACCCGTGATCGGGTTCATCGAAGGGGATGGCACGGGCCCGGACATTTGGAGGGCGGCTCAACGGGTGTTGGATGCGGCGGTGCGAGCCGCCTATCAAGGGTCTCGCGAGATTGTGTGGAAAGAACTCTTGGCCGGCGAAAAGGCCTTTGCGCGCACCGGTCAATGGCTACCGGACCAAACCGTCGAAGACATACGGAAGTGCGTGGTGGCCATCAAAGGACCGCTGACCACGCCGGTTGGTGGCGGCATGCGCAGCCTTAATGTCACCCTTCGCCAGGTGCTGGACCTCTATGCTTGCGTGCGCCCGGTGCGATGGGTGCGCGGCGTGCCGTCTCCCATGAAACACCCGGAACGGGTGAACATGGTGGTGTTTCGCGAAAATACGGAAGATGTGTATGCCGGCATTGAATGGCCGGCCGGAAGCCGTGAAGCGGAGAAGGTGCGCGCCTTTTTATGTGAAGAATTGGGCGTATGTGTGCGGGAACAGGCCGGCATCGGCATTAAGCCTATCAGCCGATTCGGCACGGAACGGCTGGTGCGGCGAGCCATTCGTTATGCCCTGCAGCATGGCTTGCCCTCGGTGACTCTGGTGCACAAGGGAAACATCATGAAATACACCGAAGGGGCTTTTCGCCAATGGGGCTATGAACTGGCGGCTCGAGAATTCCCAGATAAGACGGTCACGGAAGAAGAATTGGAAAACCGATGGAACGGCCAGGCACCTCAGGGCACAGTCGTCCTCAAGGATCGCATCGCCGACGCCATGTTTCAGCAGGCCCTGCTGCGCCCTGAAGAATACCACGTGCTGGCCACACCCAACCTGAACGGAGACTACCTTTCGGATGCCCTGGCCGCCCAGGTTGGCGGTTTGGGCATGGCTCCGGGAGCCAACATCGGAGACCGATGCGCCCTATTTGAAGCCACGCATGGCACGGCTCCCAAATACGCGGGTCTGGACAAAGTGAACCCCAGTTCCGTCCTGCTCTCCGGAGCCATGATGCTGGACCATTTGGGCTGGAACGAAGCGGCGCGCCTTGTGGAACGAGCTCTGGAACGCACCGTTTCGGACAAGATCGTCACCTATGATCTGGCGCGCATGATGGATGGCGCTCGTGAAGTGAAGTGTTCCCAATTCGCCGATGCCGTCATCGAGCGCCTGGCCCCGTAA